In one Polynucleobacter sp. JS-JIR-5-A7 genomic region, the following are encoded:
- a CDS encoding TRAP transporter small permease subunit — protein sequence MDKFMLRVDEISTFVGKAAAWLVVLLMLMVFTDVVRRYAFNSPSAWIGELSVMAYGTLFMLCGAYTLAQNGHVRGDFLYGSMKPRTQATLDLILYITFFLPGIAALVYAGYTYAAESWRIGEHTTQIANGPPLYPFKTIIPIAGAFVLLQGVVEIMRCILCLKTGEWPARLKDAEEIDVIEQQLASSTHVDEEARQLAIKNAKNIDEAAHHRIGQTKEINHE from the coding sequence ATGGATAAATTCATGCTAAGAGTAGATGAAATCAGCACTTTTGTAGGCAAAGCTGCTGCTTGGCTTGTGGTTCTACTGATGCTGATGGTCTTTACAGACGTTGTTCGGCGCTATGCATTTAATTCCCCATCGGCATGGATTGGTGAGCTATCTGTCATGGCATACGGCACTCTGTTTATGCTGTGTGGCGCCTATACCTTGGCACAAAACGGACACGTTCGTGGCGACTTCCTTTATGGCTCCATGAAACCCCGCACACAAGCAACTCTAGATTTAATTTTGTACATTACTTTTTTCCTGCCTGGTATTGCCGCTTTGGTTTATGCAGGCTACACCTATGCAGCAGAATCTTGGCGCATCGGCGAACACACGACTCAAATTGCTAATGGTCCGCCCCTCTATCCATTTAAAACCATCATTCCGATTGCAGGCGCATTTGTGCTCTTGCAAGGTGTGGTTGAAATTATGCGTTGCATTCTTTGCCTCAAGACAGGCGAATGGCCAGCCCGCTTAAAAGATGCAGAAGAAATCGATGTGATTGAACAGCAGTTAGCTTCTTCCACTCACGTTGATGAAGAAGCCCGTCAACTCGCAATCAAAAATGCCAAAAATATCGATGAAGCAGCACACCATCGCATTGGTCAAACTAAAGAGATAAATCATGAGTGA